TCATAAAAATCAGCTCAAATTCGAAGGAGATAAGGTTCTTGGTCAATGGTGAGGAGGTCTGTTAAGGCATGAAGGATTATTCCTTGATGACAGGCCTCAACTTTTGCAAATTTCTTTTGGTGGAAAACAAGGaggttgaagaatgtccacccctTGTCCTCAAATATTTTAAGAGTAAAATGGATGTTAGACTGAAAGAGCTTCAAGACATTTTCGTCGGATGCTCTGATAAGGAGGAttcatggaagatggggctcaTATTTCTCATTTACCAGTATCTGTTCACATCTGATAATAGAGGGAAGATAAGTTTTTGAATCTTTCGCATGGTGGAGGACATGGAGATGttcctccaatttccatggGAAAATGTGTCCTTCAGAGCAACCCCGTAGGGTACTGACAAAGATATGAAACACCTCCGTGGGTTATATCTCGCCAAGAAGAAAACCTGGGAAAAGAAAAGCATATGTGATGTCTCTTATACTTTACATGGGTTCGCACTAACCttccaagtgtggacctatgagctTATCAATACATTCGTCCCCAAATTTGCTGAAAGGACACGGCAAGATCCTACAAGCCCAAGGATAATGCTCTATAAATCTTTTAGGAGTTATACCCTACCAGAGGTATTCACAGCCATCCAGAAGTGCAATGTTCTAATCAAAATTGATGAGTCTGAGGAGGAGAAGCGGAAGTACTCTAGGaacgactttgaagatatgagaGGCAACATTTGTGATGAATTCTTTGAATTTGATGGGAGGAAAAGAAAGATTGAAGTttgtgaagaagatgaaaaatatgaaaGGACTCCCAAACCGTCGGCCAAGAAGAGGAGACTTATTTGTCCCTAGCTCCCTGAAGTTAACGATGAAACTAGCCAAGACAGCTCTCAGCAAATTCATTATGCGACGACTCCTCTAACTGATAAAGACAATTCTACATCTTTTGCACCCAATCGAGTGTCTCAAGTCCATGCTGATGCCAAACTTGATGAGCTGACAAAGGATGTAAATGAgattaaaactgaaatcaaGTTCATCAAGGAGAATCAACAACTTATAATCACATTTTTGGAAGAAATAAAGGAACAAAAGAATGGtggaagagaagaaaaataagagGCAGGTACTGCTGCACTTGATACTGAGAAGAGGACGAAGAGGAAGAATAATGATGTTGCACTTGATACTGAGAAGAGGACGAAGAGGAAGAATAATGATGTTGAACTTGATAATGAGAAGAGGACGTAGAGGAAGTATGATGAGGTgatgaacaagaagaagaatgatgagGTGATGAACAAGAGGAAGAATGATgaggagatgaagaagaggaagcaAGATGATGTTGTTGAGATTAAGAGAAAGAAGAATGAGAGGAAGGAGAGGCTGACAAAGTTGGCAAAGAAGAGGAAGGCTGATGAGTTGGCCATTAAAAGGAAGGCGGATGAGAATAAAAGGAAGGCGAAtgagttggccaagaagaggGAATTGGCCAAGAAGAGGAAGGCGACCAAGGTATAATTACACTACCCTACGCACACACATGATCCCCATGCACAACACTTGCACtccacgcactaccccacgcACCAAGCAcaaccccacgccccacgcacaaCCCAGGCCCACCCCACACCCCACGCACACCCCAGGCCCACCCCACACCCCACGCACTCACCCACGCCACGCACAACCCCCACGCACTCACCCCACGCCCCACACACTCACCTCACGCACGCCCCACGCACTCACCCCACGCACGCCCCAGGCACACCCCACACCCCACACATACCCCACGCataccccacgccccacgcactCACCCCACGCACTACCCCATGTACCCTCCACGCACCACACTTGCTCCTTgcaaaatgtatattaatctcattttatttttgatgGTGCAGGACGAGGAAGAGgaaaaggaggaggaggaggagaatgAAGAGGAGAATGAGGAGGAGGACAAGGAGGacgaggatgacgaggaggaagaggaggacgAGGAGGACGAGGAGAATGACGAGGAGGACGAGGTATAGTTGCGCACCACGCCCCACGCACAATGTATATTAATCTGATTTTTTGATTGTGCATGACAATGTTTTGCGTCCCACGCCACAAGCCTCTCGCAAATTGAATTTTGATCGCCTAGAggagaagaatgatgatgtgcATGACGAGGATTCTCTCTCTATGCCCCAATCCTCTCGCAAATTgaagaaggtggaggaggagaagaataaggagaAGGAGGTGGAGAAGGAAAAGAATAAAGAGGTAGAGGTGAAGGTGGAGGTggagaagaataaggaggaggcggagaagaataaggaggtggaggtggaggaggaggaggataaGGAGGTGGATGCggagaagaataaggaggtggtggaggaggagaacaataaggaggtggtggaggaggcggagaagaagaaggaggtggaggtggagacggagaagaataaggaggtggtggaggagggggagaagaagaaggaggtggaggaggagggggagaagaagaagaagaaggaggtggtggtggaggagaagaagaaggtggtggaggaggaggaggaggagaagaataaggaggaggtgaaggaggaggagaagaagaaggaggaggtggaggaaaagaagaagaaggaggtgactaaggaggagaagaataaggaaAATATGAATGATGTGAAAGAAATGACTCCATCAAAAATTTGTTGGTAAATGATTTCGGAGAAAGAAGTCGAAACAATTGGGGGACTACACCGACCCAGGTGAGAAAAGGTTTAAACTCAATTATCCGGTTACGGTTAATCCTATGTTACGAATTGACGGGGAAAAGATGAAGGAATTGAAGAAATGGTTGAAAAGTAATGATAAAGACCTCAAGGATTTGACTATTTCCGAAGCAGATCGTTCTTCATTTAACAGATTGCTCACGCTAAAAATGGTTACAAGATCAAGTAAGTAtttttgttcattatttttGTACCCACCCCC
This is a stretch of genomic DNA from Impatiens glandulifera chromosome 4, dImpGla2.1, whole genome shotgun sequence. It encodes these proteins:
- the LOC124935160 gene encoding glutamic acid-rich protein-like, with amino-acid sequence MNKKKNDEVMNKRKNDEEMKKRKQDDVVEIKRKKNERKERLTKLAKKRKADELAIKRKADENKRKANELAKKRELAKKRKATKDEEEEKEEEEENEEENEEEDKEDEDDEEEEEDEEDEENDEEDEEINAICYLMKRRVAVFPKTYPMNFSIADSHLIELHNTMV